CGAGCGCCGCGCCCTCGGCGCGGGTCCCCTTCGACTGGACCTCGAAGGCGAAGCTCAGCGCCTGCGGGACGACGCAGGAGAGCTTGCCGCAGGAGAGCCGCAGGGCTCTCACGCGGGCAAACCCCTCCTTGGCCGCATATTCCTCGACGATCTGCAGGATGGATTCAACGAGCGACAGCTCATGCATGGCGTCTCTCCGGGCGGATGCCGTGGCGGGCCAGCTCCTTC
Above is a window of Candidatus Cloacimonadota bacterium DNA encoding:
- a CDS encoding hydrogenase maturation nickel metallochaperone HypA — its product is MHELSLVESILQIVEEYAAKEGFARVRALRLSCGKLSCVVPQALSFAFEVQSKGTRAEGAAL